ATTGAACACAtgtacaatttgtaaaaatagcCATGATAGAGATTGCGATCGTACTCATGTGAACTATATCAAGTCCAAGTAACATAGACATGGAACATTTGTAGCACTGACACCATATTCAACCACACAAGTATTATCATACTAGAGATTTGAATGAACATTAGTTATCAAATTTCGTAAACAGTAAGCAATAGAGTACTAGCCTTGTATGCTAAACTTGTTGAATGTACAATATCTCATAAGAAAGTTTACCTTTAATGCTATAACAATAATCACATCCAAAGAGAATACACAAATCAATGAACTGATCCATAGTGAGTCTTAGCTCTTCAAGAACCTGAAAAATAAGGATGAGAATAAATATAGTAATTCAATTAGCAATAAGCAGAATAAATATACCTTTGAAACGTCAGATTCCATCACAGAGATTTTTTTGGAACTAGGATCCATTAAATGACGGAGAAACCTTGGTACCCCAAAAGTTAAAGTATCCATGTTTTCTGAGGCAACCACAAACACCTAGAGATTGATAACAAACAAATACGTTTAGgatattaaagttaaaaaaataaaatagaatgtgTTACATTGCATCATTTTACCTTGTCACTTTTGCAAAGAGCTGCGCATTGAGCTTCTGCTTCACAGGGTGCCTTTAGATCAGAAAGATGAGTTTAGCTTCTAAAACTAGAGATCCAATACTTGTATATTAAGCAATTGCATGCAGCTTTAGGAAATATTTACAAGAGAAAGTAAAATTGTGTCATTGTTAGTTCAAATTCTTGTACCAAGGATAAAGAATTCAATAAGTGAAAGTGGACTAGTTTACCTCAATAGTAGGCACACCCATTAGTCTTAAGAGACGTTTACAATCTTCATTATGTTGCTTAGTTACCTGTGAAAAAAACTCTACAGTCATCTACTGGAATCAAATTCTTCAAGAAAGTAATTTGaaagtttaaaatatatttaaagaaactctATGGTACATATGAAGAAAATAGATAATCAGCATGCTAACTTTATGCTGATTGCATCATAATCAATAAGATCCTCATGATAATTTCCAATAAAATAACAATATCAAAGATTACCTTGACAGTTCTTTTGTTGTACTTTTCAATTCCCTCCAGATCACCAGTCTATAAACAACAAATGTAACCAAGACAGCAAAAGAATTTCTAGCACACTAAAGAGTCCCAATAAAGGTACTTGTTATGCACAAGCATTGACCTCAATTGTTGTGTTCAGATCGTTAGTTGCATCTTTCCTCTTTAAAtatctaaagaataaaataagcttaaagattatcattatcttgcaacaaaaaaaaaaggagggagacAATGACAAAACTATAAAGACTAGCCTTTTGGCAAGTTCTTGTTTCTTCAGCTCTGGAGGTTGACCATCAAATACATATCTGGCATAAAAAAgatgataataaaatatggtgGCTGAATGAGAAACAAAATGATATTTAGACATGCAAATGGACTTACACTAGCTCGATACCTGCTTCTAATAATCTGATAGTTTGATTGAACATCCCTTGCAAATGACTTATCGACCATACAAAATGtcaagagttagaagaagaaataaaaagtcCAACTCAAGCATAGATTTTTCAATGAACTCTGCAAATTCTTTCCTAATTCCAAGAAGTCCTCGAGAATCACTATATGCACTTGATTGCTCGAAAGAAAGTTGAGATTCTTATCAGAATGACTAAAACAATATTTACTCATCAACATGAAAAAAATAACAAGGCTTGCAGATGATGTTTTGGGTTTGTTACATATAAAGATACAACTAAAAACTGGAATATGACACAAATGTTATGAAAATGCCAACATAAAAATTGCTTGGGTTACAAATGCACAAACAAGTACAGAATACATTCTTTTCCAGATCACCGTTAACAAGAGGAAACAAGTTGCAAAGCAGTTTAGCTTGAGAAACAgattgcatcaaaaaggaaacGGTTTAAGTGTGTGAGTTGAAAATTGTAGGAATATGTGAATACCTAAACCACCCGAATTCAATGAAAGATAATGTTTAGCTCTTGCAATGATATCTACTGGGAATAAAAGCCCGACATTAGGGTCATCCAATAGAAATGGAGCTTGGCACAATGCTACCACCTGGAGAATAGTATAGGTAAAAAATTACACCATTAAAAAGAGAAATCTAATGGAAAATGTCTCTTTATCTCAGGGAGCACAGAGAAGGAGAAATTGCTCCATGTACAAGGAATTTTTGACTTGTGAAGATGATTTTTTCTCACTGAGTTCCTCAAGTCAAGCAATAGAGAAGAATGATCAACACTTTGATACAAGTAGTTTTTAAGAAAGAATAAAGAGAAAATGGAAACCTGATGGGGAAATGTTAGTGGCTTCTATCCGAGAGCATGAGGGTTCTCGACATTTGTGAAAATAATCtgcaaacaacaaaaaaaaaaccaatCTCATGGAAAGTAAGTCCAACTTGTATCTTGTTTCTTAAGAATAAATTACAAGGGGAGTGCATTATTATAACCTCAAATTTTAATCTCACAAGTGGCATCCCAACAagctaacaataaaaagaatcaaaggcATATGTGCACTTCATATCTTGATACAAGCAATAAAGCAAACATATACAGTGCTAAATAACCCAGGAAGATATCTTCAACCAGATAACAAGAAtggaaaaaaaacaatcaaagtcAGATCTTTCAGGAATCGAAATAAGAGTCTCTTTCAATAaaatttattctatttaactCAAATCATGTTGTGGCACAATCAACGAAAATTGTGTATGAGAAAGCATCACAACCTTCTTCCCCTCCTTCTGCAACTCCGAAGCCCGCAGGTAAAGCTCCCCTCTGACAGCATATGCAACTTTCTTCACATTCTCATTCAGCGACTCATAGTCCAGCGGCTTCGGCGCCATCCTAATactaattaatgatttaaaatcaGAACTTCTTATCTTAATACTGACTAAACAACAAAAGGAGTATAGAAGAGGTCACATGCTAATTTTATGGTGGAAAGCGGATCAAACTTACTTGGACATCAAAGATTCTGCTGCCTTCTCCAGGCATGGAAAAATTAGCCTATTTTAACTGAAACTTGTTGACTCTCTTTGTTAGAAAATGGGCAGTCTTCTTGGAGCATATAATGTAGAAATATGCATCTTCGACTCTGCTGTAGTTCTATAGACATGAACAGAAACAACAATAAACAAGGATGTCATGGCTAAAATCCTGATGCCTTTGCAGTCTGCTATAGACCCTGCAGAAGAAGCTTGCTTACATGCGAAACAGACATATGTTTTCATGTTCTTCTTTGATCTAAGAAGTCATTAATAAACACTAGAGGAACAAATTTCGTGGAAAATGACCGCCATATTCAATTAATGATACGATTAAGATGATTTggtgaattattttaaaaaaacgaTCCTAATTTGATTGAATCTGAAGCAGAGGAAACCTTAATCGAAGGAAAAAAAGATCGAGCGCAGACCTGGAACTCAGAGGTGTGGTACAAGCTCATAAACAAGCGGAGGGCACTGGCCTGGAGGAGCAAAGGCTGCGGCTTCCCGCCGTCATCCTCCTCGCCTATTCCCAGCGGTGCGAAGATGTCGTGCGTGTCGCTGTATACGGAAACAGGTTCGAAGAACCCTCTGCCAAGGCCAGACGACGAAGTGACGGCTTGCGTCCTGGAGAAGGTGATGAAGACCGCGTCGTCACTCCTGTCAATGACGAAGTTGGCGCTACCTGCATCGGCACGCAGGCAACGGGTCCAGGCTTGCGCCAGAAGAGGGGAAGATGCAAGGAGCGCACCAAGGACATGGCTCATCTCGAACCTTTAGGAGGCAAAGGTAGACAAATCAAGAGTGAGGGTGATaatgagagagagaggagagcacACCGTCGTGGAAGAAGATCCAGCGGTCGACGggatggcgtgaagagattgtatggggagagggaaagaaaaatggcttagggttTGGGAACGCGAAGGGGAAAATAAGGCACCGAAAATATTTGCAGAGAGAAGGAAAGGAAAACTACAAGGGCAAATGACGAAAACGAATATAGTCAAAGACAAATGTcttatcaaaactgttgtcgtagcccctaaaaacgcgcttaaagacaacggtttagaaaaccgttgtaaaaagtgttgttgatttaaaaagaagtcgctcaatgacaacagttttcacaaaattgttgtcttttatatttaatggggagttcaaagacaacggttttgataaaaatcgttgtctttgagcaaatacgcaacactttctcttaaaaccgttgtcgtaggggtgttgtcttttaacatttttgttgtagtggatgctagaggatgagctgaagaagctcaaaatcTCCGGCGGGTCGTCTTCCTCTCGGGGACCGTCCTATGCCGAGCTCCAGGCAGAGCTGACCAAGACGAAGGGACTGTTGGAGGTCGAGCAGAAGAAATCGGTTGATCAGGCGCATCTGTTGGGCCAGTTCGAGAAGCAGGTCAAAGCGTTCGACCACAAGATAGAGCTAGCGACTACTCAGAAGAATAGTGCCATCGTCGATCTGGATGCGAAGAACGTAGAAGCCCGAGCCCTGGAGTAGCGGGTGAAGGAATTGGTTGACCTGTTGGACGTCGAGAAAAAAGGTCGCTCGGCGAAGGTGGTAGCTCTCAAGAAGGAAATGAAGACCCTCCAAGATGCACTTGAGGCTTCCCGGGCTGCCctcaaggagtatcaagaggcTGAGCCGAGCCGTTTCGCTGTAATGAGGCAAAATTACATTCATTCGACCGAATTCATTCAGAAGGTCTGCGACCGGCTCGTCCTCGCCTTTGAGCTGGCCATCACTACTACGACGGATCATCTGAAGGTCAAGGGTCACCTCCCAGAGTCCATGACCATCCCCGTCCGGGAATGCGCCGTGCTCCTCCGCACCATACCTAAACATCTTTTTAACTATCTCGAGTAAGGTCCCAGTGTTCGTGTAAtccctccgctcggccggaaAACTTTATTTTCAATGAATCtatcttgtttgctttctctccCTGTTAGTATGCTTTTTCTGGTTGGTGTAAATAGTCATGTGACTCGATAGGTGCCATGCCAGAGGGTCATGGTTCTTTCCTTATCCCTGAGATTTATGGTTGTCACTTGTCCATCACTAAATGTCGGGCCATATCGtagccgcttgacggtcttcaggccgggaggTTCATAGTTGTCGGTTCGACTCTggtgtttaacgtcgccgctcgaaggtcttcaggccggggggttcaTAGTCGCCAAttcgactctggcgtttaacgtcgccgctcgacagtcttcaggccggggggtttatagtcgccggtaagactctggcgtttaacgtcgccgctcgacggtcttcaggccggggggtttatagtcgccggtttgaccctggcgtttaacgtcgccgctcgacggtcttcaagcccggggggtttatagtcaccggttcgactctggcgtttaaggtcgccgctcaacggtcttcaggccgggggtttatagtcaccggttcgactctggcgtttaacatcgccactcgacggtcttcaggccggggggtttatagtcgccggttcaactctggcgtttaacgtcgccactcgatggTCTGATGGAGCTTGGCCGTTCGACGTGAAATTGGTATACCTTCGTGTTTCATGATTTCATTCCTGCAGTCAAAAGGTGCCACAGAATGGAAAATATGTAAAATGAATTACATTGGCACATCTTTCAcctagctcggtacggctggagatggttaGCGCTCCAGGGCCGTTCTAGCTtccgtccatcttcatcttccaggtagtagtcgcccgatcggagcttcttgaTGACCTTGAAGGGACCAACCCATGGAGACTTCAACttgctcacatcgccgaccgacttcaccttTTTCCATACTtggtcgccaacttggaatgcccTGGGGATCactcgcctgttgtaattctgcttcattctctgtcggtacgccattagccgaaTGACTTCTTTGGCTCGCATCTCGTCTATCAAGTCCAACTCTAGCTGCTTCCATTCGGTGTTATTATTGTCGTATCATCGCACCTGATCAGACTCTATTCCGACCTCCACGGGAACGACAGTCTCACCTCCATATACCAACTGGAAAGGCGTAACtctcgttccctcctttggggttgtgtGGATCACCCATAGTCCACGCAGGTACCTCCGACACGGTCGAGCCGAACCTGAAGAATACATAGGATTTCCCAATTGGCGACTTTCGCTTGCCCGTTGCTTTGTGGGTAGGCCATGGAGGTGAAGTGCTGCTGAATGTCGTATCCCTTACACCATTCTCTAAGTTGTTGGCTGACGAACTGCCGATCATTGTTGGACACGAGCCTTcgtgggatgccgaaccgacatattatatgctgccagataaatttcttgaccatctgctccgttatttttgccagcggctcggcctcgacccatttggagaaatagtccactGCTACAAGTAAAAACTTCCGCTGCCTGGTCGCCATAGAGaaaggtcccacaatatccatgccccattgatcactacaacaaaatccctcatagacatcagtggaacaacaacagttttaagcaaaaatcgatgtctttgagtattttacaccggttttttcaaaaaccaatgtctatgagctcagattttagctcatagacatcggttttttaggcgatgtctttgaccgccctttttttcgttaatagacaccgattttaacaacgatttttaaaatccggtgttaatgaactaaaataaaatattttaattttaccacaagccaaaatttacaacactgtgaagttccctccaaacctaaacttaTATCGGGCTGTCCACCGTatgcaaaatttaattttc
This window of the Zingiber officinale cultivar Zhangliang chromosome 3B, Zo_v1.1, whole genome shotgun sequence genome carries:
- the LOC121968314 gene encoding flap endonuclease 1-A-like isoform X2 — translated: MFNQTIRLLEAGIELVYVFDGQPPELKKQELAKRYLKRKDATNDLNTTIETGDLEGIEKYNKRTVKVTKQHNEDCKRLLRLMGVPTIEAPCEAEAQCAALCKSDKVFVVASENMDTLTFGVPRFLRHLMDPSSKKISVMESDVSKVLEELRLTMDQFIDLCILFGCDYCYSIKGKLSYEILYIQQV
- the LOC121968314 gene encoding flap endonuclease 1-A-like isoform X1, which codes for MVDKSFARDVQSNYQIIRSRYVFDGQPPELKKQELAKRYLKRKDATNDLNTTIETGDLEGIEKYNKRTVKVTKQHNEDCKRLLRLMGVPTIEAPCEAEAQCAALCKSDKVFVVASENMDTLTFGVPRFLRHLMDPSSKKISVMESDVSKVLEELRLTMDQFIDLCILFGCDYCYSIKGKLSYEILYIQQV